In Toxoplasma gondii ME49 chromosome X, whole genome shotgun sequence, a single genomic region encodes these proteins:
- a CDS encoding hypothetical protein (encoded by transcript TGME49_226580~Predicted trans-membrane domain (TMHMM2.0):72-95) has translation MAETMAVCPRDPSPKEPTQTEQVSDAPTEDPERARRVQEARRRNDKFWRDVFAETGVRRYRNNVEENVWKQRLTIAAVAFVIIAGITQAIYRAYLDLNFGFRNIDVTDTERLKEVMFGGSPWIVLCRWPENKKWKVPEILDNHRQELMKFGNLGSVDCSASLPSGAKFSERFRIPSSTEAMVITNGKAPRILNVWALKNWENLSSFLQKNTKVEVRNVEENISFTKNCLFPPGSRCIMFARKGGFTPETKNKVIAGSVGKKGKTRKLKVITVDTGKYEVTGIDLGAKSFYATKVACVGNISPPPTPEAKKKKDVSKDTFIYSVYEGEFTNSRALLEFAEACISSKEGHEGFRHLAKPPVLRRNSFANAGSSAGKKKQKSQ, from the exons ATGGCCGAAACGATGGCGGTATGTCCCCGTGATCCGTCACCGAAGGAGCCTACGCAAACTGAGCAGGTTTCCGACGCTCCAACTGAAGATCCAGAACGCGCCAGAAGAGTTCAAGAAGCTCGCAGAAGGAACGACAAATTTTGGAGAGACGTCTTCGCCGAAACCGGCGTACGCCGGTATCGCAACAACGTAGAAGAAAACGTCTGGAAACAGAGACTAACAA TCGCTGCTGTGGCATTCGTAATCATCGCCGGCATCACACAG GCAATTTATCGGGCGTATCTAGATTTGAATTTCGGCTTCCGGAACATTGACGTTACAGACACGGAGCGCCTTAAGG AAGTCATGTTTGGCGGCAGTCCGTGGATTGTTCTTTGCCGATGGccagaaaacaagaaatg GAAGGTCCCTGAGATTCTAGACAATCACCGTCAGGAGCTCATGAAATTCGGGAATCTAGGAAGCGTCGACTGCTCAG CCTCGCTGCCAAGCGGAGCAAAGTTCTCGGAGCGTTTCCGTATCCCGTCCAGCACCGAGGCGATGGTTATCACCAACGGAAAGGCTCCGCGAATTCTGAATGTATGGGCCCTGAAAAACTGGGAAAATTTGTCATCTTTTTTGCAGAAGAATACCAAAGTCGAAGTGCGCAACGTTGAAGAG aacaTTTCCTTCACCAAGAACTGCCTCTTCCCGCCGGGTAGTCGGTGCATTATGTTCGCACGAAAAGGAGGTTTTACCCccgagacgaaaaacaaggTCATTGCAGGCAGTGTTggcaagaaaggaaagaccCGGAAGCTCAAGGTTATCACCGTAGACACCGGGAAATACGAG GTGACCGGCATCGACCTCGGAGCGAAATCGTTCTATGCAACGAAAGTAGCATGCGTCGGAAACATATCACCGC CGCCTACGcctgaggcgaagaagaagaaggatgtGTCGAAGGATACATTCATCTACTCTGTTTACGAAG GCGAATTCACAAATTCACGGGCTCTCTTGGAATTTGCGGAAGCCTGCATCTCCTCCAAGGAAG GCCATGAAGGTTTCAGACATTTGGCAAAGCCTCCTGTGCTTCGAAGAAATTCCTTTGCAAATGCGGGTAGTTCCGcaggcaagaagaaacagaagtcTCAATAA